In Tuberibacillus sp. Marseille-P3662, the following proteins share a genomic window:
- a CDS encoding NUDIX hydrolase, whose protein sequence is MAKTSGCFTIVINKEGRILLAKRKDYPLWDLPGGTLEEKESLKYCAIREAEEETGYMISITRKIGEYYQPQYDDMQHLFLGELKGGSPIKEGPETEKVDWFRPNKLPLLMIPNRKRQIKNYFRHKDIIVKDSITVSHFRILLYRGFLKSLSKIL, encoded by the coding sequence ATGGCAAAAACGTCAGGCTGTTTTACTATTGTTATCAATAAAGAAGGGCGTATATTGTTAGCCAAGAGAAAGGATTATCCTTTATGGGATTTACCCGGGGGAACATTGGAAGAAAAAGAATCATTAAAATATTGTGCTATAAGAGAAGCGGAAGAGGAAACAGGATATATGATTTCAATCACGCGGAAAATAGGGGAATATTATCAACCCCAATACGATGATATGCAGCATCTATTTTTGGGGGAATTAAAAGGTGGTTCGCCAATTAAGGAAGGGCCTGAAACGGAAAAGGTAGATTGGTTTCGCCCTAATAAATTACCTTTGCTTATGATTCCTAATAGAAAAAGGCAAATTAAAAATTACTTTAGACATAAAGACATAATTGTAAAAGATTCAATAACAGTTTCTCATTTTAGAATCCTATTATATAGGGGATTTTTAAAAAGTTTAAGCAAAATACTGTGA
- a CDS encoding IS110 family transposase, translating into MNPVIGLDVAKEESQVQAYLRRKKPYKKSFKFKHNIQGLEKFYTFYQEVEQASGKYPTVILESTGHYHEPVVQFLERNQMVYFLVNPIVSFGAKQTGMRKVKTDAVDAAHLCELYYKEDLVPFRKKSVQILNLRHLTRQHDALTDSYVEVKLKFQTVLDQLFPEYKKVFGSIYSTVSLQQLLDFPTPATVLAADIDELAKGIKAHCHTRSYTWAVQKAEQLQEAALRDPFQQALYQSPVISLKMYIKLLLEYQEHLSTLKEEIDAQAKEVDDYDLIRSIPGIGDKIAATILSEIGGIDRFHHPKKLVAFSGIDPRVHESGKFKATQNRMTKRGSSKLRQALYTAVLCGLRKSRNTKLIAFYQNKRDEGKPHKVVMGACMNKLIHWIFYMLKRKEAFVEA; encoded by the coding sequence ATGAATCCTGTTATAGGTCTGGATGTGGCAAAGGAAGAAAGCCAGGTCCAAGCCTATTTACGAAGAAAGAAACCCTACAAAAAGAGCTTCAAGTTTAAGCACAACATTCAAGGATTGGAAAAGTTTTATACCTTCTATCAGGAAGTTGAGCAAGCAAGTGGTAAGTATCCGACCGTCATCCTGGAGTCAACCGGACATTATCATGAACCGGTGGTTCAGTTTCTGGAACGAAACCAAATGGTTTATTTTCTTGTCAACCCGATTGTCTCCTTTGGGGCTAAGCAAACGGGCATGAGAAAGGTCAAAACAGATGCGGTAGATGCTGCTCACTTATGCGAGTTGTACTATAAGGAAGATTTGGTGCCTTTTCGGAAAAAGAGCGTTCAGATTTTAAATCTGCGCCACTTAACAAGGCAACATGATGCGCTCACTGATTCTTATGTAGAAGTCAAGCTGAAATTCCAAACGGTGCTGGATCAACTATTCCCTGAATACAAAAAAGTATTTGGATCGATTTATTCAACAGTCTCACTGCAACAGCTTCTGGACTTTCCTACACCGGCAACCGTGTTAGCTGCAGACATTGATGAATTAGCCAAGGGCATTAAAGCCCATTGCCATACGCGATCCTATACATGGGCTGTGCAAAAGGCAGAACAATTACAAGAAGCAGCTCTTCGGGATCCATTCCAGCAAGCGCTCTATCAAAGTCCTGTCATTAGTCTAAAAATGTACATTAAACTGCTGCTTGAATACCAAGAACACCTATCCACCTTGAAAGAGGAGATAGATGCTCAGGCAAAAGAAGTGGATGACTATGATTTGATTCGATCCATTCCAGGCATCGGAGACAAGATTGCAGCCACAATTTTGTCTGAGATCGGGGGAATTGATCGATTTCATCATCCGAAGAAGTTAGTTGCTTTTTCAGGGATTGACCCCAGGGTCCATGAATCAGGAAAATTCAAAGCTACGCAAAACCGCATGACCAAACGCGGTTCCAGTAAGCTGCGTCAAGCCTTGTATACTGCTGTATTATGCGGCTTGCGTAAATCTCGAAATACAAAGCTCATCGCTTTCTATCAAAACAAGCGAGACGAGGGCAAACCCCATAAAGTCGTGATGGGAGCCTGTATGAATAAACTGATTCATTGGATTTTTTACATGCTTAAGCGAAAAGAAGCCTTTGTAGAGGCCTAA
- a CDS encoding GNAT family N-acetyltransferase, giving the protein MKTKLADRSDAALIHDLMIKAFVEYNDAEPPSSALEETVESIATALKDDEQSLISYVDGEAVGMVRFRLKENAVYFYRLSVIPEKQGQGIAKKILRSLEDYAKQNSIPTMLCKVRMNVSKNIKLYSSMGYSIYDEEVINKPNGTSIKVVSMVKQL; this is encoded by the coding sequence ATGAAAACAAAACTAGCAGATAGATCTGATGCAGCTTTAATACACGACTTAATGATTAAGGCATTTGTAGAATATAATGACGCGGAACCTCCATCAAGTGCTTTAGAAGAAACAGTGGAATCAATAGCAACCGCCTTAAAAGATGATGAACAATCTTTAATTAGTTATGTTGATGGTGAGGCAGTTGGTATGGTTCGTTTTCGCCTGAAGGAAAACGCTGTTTATTTTTATAGACTATCTGTTATTCCAGAAAAACAGGGGCAAGGTATCGCGAAAAAAATATTAAGGTCATTGGAAGATTATGCAAAGCAAAACAGTATACCTACAATGCTATGCAAAGTCCGTATGAATGTATCCAAGAATATAAAGTTATATAGTTCAATGGGTTATAGCATTTATGATGAAGAGGTGATAAATAAACCGAATGGTACAAGTATAAAAGTTGTTTCAATGGTGAAACAGCTGTAG
- a CDS encoding winged helix-turn-helix transcriptional regulator — protein sequence MTKVPEDCRVENALGILVGKWKPIILLHLLQEGTKRFSELKRSMPGITQRMLTKQLRELEDEDIIERVVYPQVPPKVEYSISEYGRSLEPILEAMHEWGTKHMLHKQEKLNKESI from the coding sequence ATGACAAAAGTACCGGAAGATTGCCGTGTAGAGAATGCTTTAGGTATTTTAGTTGGTAAATGGAAACCGATTATTTTACTCCATTTGTTGCAGGAAGGGACCAAACGTTTTAGCGAACTCAAACGTAGCATGCCCGGAATCACGCAGAGGATGTTAACAAAGCAATTGCGAGAACTGGAGGATGAAGACATTATTGAACGGGTTGTATATCCGCAGGTGCCTCCCAAGGTCGAGTATTCTATTTCGGAATATGGCAGGAGCTTGGAACCCATTTTAGAAGCGATGCATGAGTGGGGAACCAAGCATATGTTGCACAAGCAGGAAAAATTGAATAAAGAAAGCATATAA
- a CDS encoding LLM class flavin-dependent oxidoreductase has protein sequence MEKYRIDPSKGLEFGIYTLGDHLPNPLTGERISAEQRIHEIIEYAKLAEQAGVDFFSVGESHQEYFATQAHAVVLSAIAQATEKMKIGSSSTIISTSDPVRVYENFATADLISKGRAEIVAGRASRIGLFDLLGYNFRDYEELYEEKFDLLLKLNKEEVVNWSGDYRAPLNNAKVLPRPQNGSMPIWRAVGGTPASAIKAGYAGVPMFQAHLGGPASVFKRTIDAYREAASQSGFDPSELPVATAGFFYAADTTQQALKEYYPHINEGMKKTNGQGFPKQHFAQGADPHNIMNVGSPQQIIEKILYQHEMFGHQRYIAQIDFGGVPFDQLRKNIELIGTEIIPAIKKHTAKN, from the coding sequence ATGGAGAAATATAGAATCGATCCTAGTAAAGGGCTGGAATTTGGTATTTACACACTTGGTGACCACTTACCGAATCCTTTAACAGGAGAGAGAATTTCTGCAGAACAACGCATTCATGAAATCATAGAATATGCTAAGCTGGCTGAGCAAGCAGGTGTTGATTTTTTCAGTGTCGGTGAAAGTCATCAGGAATATTTTGCAACACAAGCGCACGCGGTTGTTCTCTCAGCGATTGCTCAGGCGACCGAAAAAATGAAAATCGGAAGCTCCTCAACCATTATCAGCACGTCGGATCCGGTGCGTGTGTATGAGAATTTTGCCACAGCTGATTTAATTTCGAAGGGTCGTGCCGAGATTGTTGCTGGTCGTGCATCAAGAATAGGGCTCTTTGATTTATTAGGCTATAATTTTCGTGATTATGAAGAGTTATATGAGGAAAAGTTTGATCTGTTATTGAAATTGAATAAAGAGGAGGTTGTTAATTGGAGTGGAGATTACCGTGCTCCATTAAACAATGCGAAGGTGCTTCCACGTCCTCAAAATGGCTCAATGCCGATTTGGCGTGCGGTGGGTGGTACGCCTGCTAGCGCGATTAAAGCCGGTTATGCAGGTGTTCCGATGTTTCAAGCCCATTTAGGTGGGCCAGCGAGTGTTTTTAAGCGGACGATTGATGCTTATCGTGAAGCGGCAAGTCAGAGCGGCTTTGACCCATCGGAGCTTCCCGTTGCAACGGCCGGCTTTTTCTATGCCGCTGATACAACGCAACAGGCTCTAAAAGAGTATTACCCTCACATTAATGAGGGAATGAAGAAAACGAATGGACAAGGCTTTCCGAAGCAGCACTTTGCACAAGGCGCAGATCCACATAATATCATGAATGTTGGTAGTCCGCAGCAAATCATTGAAAAAATTCTCTATCAACATGAAATGTTTGGTCATCAGCGATATATTGCACAAATTGATTTTGGCGGTGTGCCATTTGATCAATTAAGGAAAAATATTGAGCTGATCGGTACAGAAATCATACCTGCTATAAAAAAACATACGGCCAAAAACTAG
- a CDS encoding NADPH-dependent FMN reductase — translation MKVVALAGSIVGSKTRTAMNDTVKRLTEKYPDTDVTLIDLAEYDVQFSDGRNYMEYEGDTKYVAQTIMDADAIIIGTPIFQASIPATLKNIFDLLPVSAFRDKVVSMLVTAGSPKHYLIADQQLRPVLTYMKAQVVQSYVFIEEKDFYRKDIINDDVLFRIDRLVEDTVILTETYTNIREAKEAEYDF, via the coding sequence ATGAAGGTTGTCGCTTTAGCCGGTTCCATAGTTGGTTCAAAAACAAGAACGGCTATGAATGATACAGTAAAGAGACTCACTGAAAAATATCCGGATACAGACGTCACATTAATTGATTTAGCTGAATATGATGTTCAGTTTAGTGATGGGCGAAACTACATGGAATATGAAGGTGATACAAAATATGTGGCCCAAACCATAATGGATGCAGATGCCATTATTATTGGAACACCCATTTTTCAGGCGTCGATACCAGCTACATTAAAGAATATATTTGATTTGCTTCCTGTGAGCGCTTTTCGGGATAAGGTTGTCAGTATGCTCGTGACAGCCGGTTCACCTAAGCACTACTTAATCGCGGATCAACAATTAAGACCTGTTCTGACTTATATGAAAGCACAAGTTGTTCAGTCGTATGTGTTTATCGAAGAAAAAGACTTTTATCGGAAAGACATTATCAATGATGATGTATTATTCCGAATCGATCGTTTGGTTGAAGATACAGTTATATTAACGGAAACCTATACGAACATTCGTGAAGCCAAAGAAGCGGAATATGATTTTTAA
- a CDS encoding zinc-dependent alcohol dehydrogenase family protein, producing the protein MTADQNSNKTMRSYRLKDTGSIDNLNLVTEDIPSVQRGEVLVRVKASALNYRDLAMIYGDYPGEIHNNLIPLSDGAGEIVAVGEGVRRFQVGDRVAGNFTREWFGGKRPDYIEPYGSHSDGWLTEYKVLNPELLVSIPSHLTYEQAATLPCAAVTAWNALHGPQPLSAGDTVLTLGSGGVSVFAIQLAKLLGLNVIATTSSDRKAEKLKALGAEKVINYKTTPNWGEVAKDLTDGRGVNRVVEVGGPATIHQSLQAIAPGNELALIGVLTKTGDKIGYFDLFGKASTRTIGVGSRSDFEAMNRVIEDKALAPVVDSVFPFEEAKKAYEYLESQTFFGKIVISHQ; encoded by the coding sequence ATGACAGCTGATCAAAACTCAAATAAAACCATGCGATCATATCGACTTAAAGATACGGGCAGTATTGACAACTTAAACTTAGTGACTGAGGATATCCCATCTGTTCAACGGGGAGAAGTGCTTGTTCGTGTTAAAGCCTCAGCATTGAATTACCGTGACCTTGCCATGATCTACGGCGACTATCCAGGAGAGATACACAACAATCTCATCCCATTATCCGATGGGGCTGGGGAAATCGTTGCTGTCGGTGAAGGGGTTCGACGTTTTCAAGTAGGCGACCGTGTTGCAGGTAATTTTACCCGGGAATGGTTCGGTGGCAAGCGACCGGATTATATAGAACCTTATGGCTCTCATAGTGATGGTTGGTTGACCGAGTATAAAGTATTGAATCCTGAACTTCTCGTTTCGATACCATCCCACCTCACCTATGAACAAGCAGCGACTTTACCATGTGCGGCCGTAACCGCTTGGAACGCCCTTCATGGTCCTCAGCCCCTATCAGCTGGTGATACGGTCTTAACACTAGGAAGCGGCGGGGTCTCTGTTTTCGCGATCCAACTCGCCAAATTGCTTGGCTTGAATGTCATTGCCACGACCTCGAGTGACAGGAAGGCAGAAAAACTAAAGGCATTGGGTGCGGAAAAAGTCATTAATTATAAGACAACGCCAAACTGGGGTGAAGTGGCTAAGGACCTCACAGACGGACGCGGCGTCAATCGTGTCGTCGAAGTTGGTGGTCCAGCGACGATCCACCAATCTCTTCAAGCCATAGCCCCTGGGAATGAACTTGCGCTTATAGGTGTGCTCACTAAAACCGGTGATAAAATCGGCTATTTTGACTTGTTTGGAAAAGCCTCGACCCGGACCATTGGTGTAGGCAGTCGCAGTGACTTTGAAGCTATGAACAGGGTTATTGAAGACAAGGCGTTAGCCCCCGTTGTTGACAGCGTCTTTCCGTTTGAAGAAGCAAAAAAAGCCTATGAATATCTGGAAAGCCAAACATTTTTCGGCAAAATTGTTATTTCACATCAATAA
- a CDS encoding metallophosphoesterase family protein, giving the protein MKIGFISDIHGNAVALKAVLNDLRQKQVDKIVVLGDICFRGPQPKESIDIVRSLHTDVIKGNADAWVVRGINTGEVPDQAFEIMTKERDWAYSLLDQDDIHYLNHLPHHFSMTADDIKIAAFHATPDDLFEMIQPHESEQVFREKMMDDKSDIHLYGHIHKAFIRYIEGQSIVNLGSVGLPFDGIQKASYALLETNADQCQTSIVKVDYDVDKVIGQFNESNYPNKDFMINVLKNAKI; this is encoded by the coding sequence TTGAAAATTGGCTTTATTTCAGACATTCATGGCAATGCCGTTGCACTTAAAGCTGTGCTCAATGATTTAAGACAAAAACAGGTTGATAAAATCGTGGTCTTAGGCGACATTTGTTTCAGAGGCCCACAACCAAAGGAATCTATAGATATTGTCCGCTCATTACATACAGATGTCATCAAAGGCAATGCCGATGCTTGGGTCGTCAGAGGCATCAACACCGGTGAAGTGCCAGATCAAGCTTTCGAGATCATGACAAAGGAAAGAGATTGGGCCTATTCATTGCTAGATCAAGATGATATTCACTATTTGAATCATTTACCCCATCATTTTTCAATGACAGCAGATGATATTAAGATAGCTGCTTTTCATGCTACACCAGATGATTTATTTGAAATGATTCAGCCACATGAATCTGAACAGGTGTTTAGAGAAAAAATGATGGATGATAAGTCTGACATTCACCTTTACGGTCATATTCACAAAGCGTTTATCCGCTATATCGAAGGCCAATCCATCGTGAACTTAGGCAGCGTCGGGCTACCCTTTGACGGCATTCAAAAAGCATCCTATGCACTTCTAGAAACAAATGCCGATCAATGTCAAACAAGCATTGTTAAAGTTGATTATGATGTTGACAAAGTCATCGGTCAATTTAATGAATCTAACTATCCTAATAAGGATTTTATGATCAACGTGCTCAAAAATGCCAAGATTTAA
- a CDS encoding tetratricopeptide repeat protein translates to MNDELVKPTEIAIKDSKQMINGQVVRAAIFARSEIFEVTTINNESYYLIYYKNAFIYGDKVEGIEEGSFIDHAFQQGVVFESQHTIMSELLPKSSVTLPNKNKLFAQLQNQYDLQETAYIATTLDSFFTRDHIIKVVNKILSYFKRGGKYFKAFQVLQILTAFAPDLQSAKDRFNSLDFLSYKDFYKSSDWPSIQQKDPLYVERYCFEHRFNPEERNLLEDVLRQQDRLFELLLLWLEKAKREATVDTESLKLYTDIAAQFVSKEAWMLMLEQANINPFQQLSEAKSVIETLIQEGYYEQAALHLLDFIDDLPDNYDSILDSLWTNLNAAFIVSHLDDFILVIEQFPHNDQSQSEQKIRQLAVKLLEKHEVNTVHEKLTPIKTIFPQSEVIRDIDHMAGLTESPDRMMELGQYYAQFQQYDAAIDCFSWEMELHPQHATPVEHLSKMYQHKGMPEEAAAYQHILVELKKF, encoded by the coding sequence ATGAATGATGAACTTGTCAAGCCAACGGAAATAGCCATAAAAGATTCAAAGCAAATGATCAACGGGCAAGTCGTTCGAGCGGCAATCTTTGCAAGAAGTGAAATTTTTGAAGTCACAACAATCAACAACGAAAGTTATTATCTGATCTATTATAAGAATGCTTTTATATATGGAGACAAAGTAGAAGGTATCGAAGAAGGTTCTTTTATTGATCATGCCTTTCAGCAAGGAGTGGTGTTTGAATCACAGCACACAATAATGTCAGAATTGCTGCCCAAATCATCAGTCACCCTTCCGAATAAAAATAAGCTCTTTGCTCAATTGCAGAATCAATATGATCTGCAAGAAACGGCCTATATCGCCACAACTCTCGATTCATTTTTTACAAGGGACCATATTATCAAGGTAGTAAACAAAATTCTTTCTTACTTCAAACGAGGCGGGAAGTATTTTAAAGCCTTTCAAGTGCTGCAAATATTAACAGCGTTTGCTCCTGACTTACAATCAGCTAAAGATCGTTTCAATTCACTTGATTTTCTCTCTTATAAAGATTTTTACAAGTCCTCCGATTGGCCATCTATTCAACAAAAAGACCCCCTCTATGTTGAGCGTTATTGCTTTGAACATCGATTTAATCCAGAAGAACGGAACCTGTTAGAAGATGTTTTGAGACAACAAGACCGCTTGTTTGAATTACTATTATTATGGCTTGAAAAAGCTAAAAGAGAAGCAACGGTCGATACTGAATCACTGAAGCTTTATACTGATATTGCCGCACAATTTGTATCCAAAGAGGCATGGATGTTGATGTTGGAACAAGCCAATATTAATCCTTTTCAACAACTTTCTGAGGCTAAGTCAGTCATCGAGACCTTGATTCAAGAAGGCTATTATGAACAAGCAGCCTTACATTTATTAGATTTTATTGATGACCTTCCTGACAACTATGATTCAATCTTGGATTCGTTGTGGACAAATCTTAATGCCGCGTTTATAGTTAGCCACTTAGATGATTTCATCCTTGTGATCGAGCAGTTCCCTCATAACGATCAAAGCCAATCCGAACAAAAGATACGTCAACTTGCTGTTAAATTGCTAGAAAAACATGAAGTGAACACGGTTCATGAAAAATTGACACCTATCAAAACAATATTTCCACAGTCGGAGGTCATTCGTGATATTGACCATATGGCAGGATTAACAGAGTCGCCCGACCGGATGATGGAATTGGGACAGTATTATGCTCAGTTTCAACAATACGATGCCGCCATTGACTGCTTCTCTTGGGAAATGGAACTTCACCCGCAGCATGCCACCCCCGTCGAACATTTAAGCAAGATGTATCAACATAAAGGAATGCCAGAAGAAGCAGCTGCCTATCAACATATTTTAGTTGAATTGAAGAAATTTTAA
- a CDS encoding LLM class flavin-dependent oxidoreductase produces MSKKQLNDIPFSVLDLAPIVEGGSASESFNNSLDLAQHAEKWGFNRYWVAEHHNMPGIASSATSVVIGHIAGGTEKIRVGSGGIMLPNHPPLVIAEQFGTLASMYPGRIDLGLGRAPGTDHITSRALRREVLPNGENFPEQVDELRQYLDPSLSSQQHHVHAVPGEGLTIPIWLLGSSDFSARLAAELGLPFSFASHFAADNTLPALEAYRNNFQPSSILEEPYVMLGASVVLADTEERAQFLATSQQQQTLSLVRNNPGRLQPPVKDIKDLMSEYEWLALKDKLYSSFTGTPETVKDQLQQFQDKTQADEIIVTSQIFDHQERLRSYELLADMVKE; encoded by the coding sequence TTGTCAAAAAAGCAATTAAATGATATACCCTTTTCTGTATTAGATTTAGCGCCGATCGTTGAGGGCGGATCAGCGAGTGAGTCCTTCAACAATAGTTTGGATCTGGCTCAGCATGCAGAGAAATGGGGATTTAATCGTTACTGGGTGGCTGAACACCACAATATGCCAGGTATTGCAAGTTCGGCAACGTCGGTTGTGATCGGCCATATTGCAGGAGGAACTGAGAAGATTCGTGTTGGTTCCGGCGGTATCATGCTTCCGAATCATCCGCCTTTAGTGATCGCTGAGCAATTCGGAACGTTAGCATCCATGTATCCTGGGCGCATTGATTTAGGGCTGGGACGAGCTCCTGGTACTGATCATATTACATCACGAGCTTTACGGCGTGAAGTCTTACCGAATGGTGAGAACTTTCCAGAGCAGGTTGATGAACTCCGTCAATACCTAGATCCTTCACTATCATCTCAGCAGCATCATGTGCACGCTGTACCTGGTGAAGGCTTAACGATTCCGATTTGGTTATTGGGTTCAAGTGACTTTAGTGCCCGATTAGCTGCCGAACTTGGCTTGCCTTTTTCATTTGCTAGCCACTTTGCTGCGGATAATACTTTGCCAGCTTTGGAAGCGTATCGAAACAATTTCCAACCCTCTAGTATACTTGAGGAACCTTATGTGATGCTTGGAGCTAGCGTGGTCTTGGCCGATACTGAGGAGAGAGCGCAATTCCTAGCCACCTCTCAACAACAGCAAACCCTTAGCCTTGTACGAAATAACCCTGGTCGTTTGCAACCGCCAGTTAAGGATATCAAAGACCTTATGAGTGAATATGAATGGTTAGCATTAAAAGACAAGCTTTATTCATCATTCACAGGCACCCCAGAAACTGTTAAAGACCAGCTGCAACAATTTCAAGATAAGACGCAGGCTGATGAGATCATCGTCACCTCACAAATCTTTGACCATCAAGAACGGCTACGGTCATATGAACTGCTTGCTGATATGGTTAAAGAATAA
- a CDS encoding cation:proton antiporter regulatory subunit → MKIKSTRLPGIGQKISIITAENNMIVIIVHHTGKRSLYFFEEAGDDQPDSSITLNADETREIGAQLLGAVYQPANANLLKMFHHQINIEWTELAKESELAYKTIAESRVGELTGAAIVGLVKGEDVIASPDSDEVLRPGDTIISIGKQEQNDQLVVMCNGEEEL, encoded by the coding sequence ATGAAAATTAAATCAACACGTCTGCCTGGCATTGGGCAAAAGATTTCAATCATTACGGCTGAAAATAATATGATTGTGATCATCGTTCATCATACAGGTAAGCGGAGTCTTTACTTTTTTGAAGAAGCGGGTGATGACCAACCGGATTCATCCATTACCTTAAATGCTGATGAAACAAGGGAAATTGGTGCGCAACTGCTTGGTGCAGTGTATCAACCGGCGAATGCCAATCTACTTAAGATGTTCCATCACCAAATTAATATTGAATGGACTGAGTTAGCTAAGGAATCCGAGCTTGCCTATAAAACCATCGCTGAATCGCGTGTTGGTGAGCTCACGGGGGCTGCCATTGTCGGCCTAGTTAAAGGTGAAGATGTCATTGCTTCACCGGATTCAGATGAAGTTTTACGTCCAGGTGATACGATCATTTCAATCGGAAAACAAGAGCAAAATGATCAACTCGTTGTCATGTGCAACGGAGAGGAAGAGCTTTAA
- a CDS encoding cation:proton antiporter yields MHGGETAVILGGGLLVIALFLVGYLGWKIRVPSVVLYIILGIVIGSFMSTNEVIDIAGKIGIVFLFFLLGLEFPINRLGETAKKVWPAGVLDIILSLGVTTLICNLFGLGWIPSFLIGGAVYATSSSITANLLERTKRIANLEGEYMLGLLIFEDLIAPIVIAVLIGLTSGEQITVLQFLILLIKIILLTLGAILIGKFGFSKLGKVIERINDEDIFILLSAGISLSYAGLSLYLGLSEVLGAFLAGMMLAETNKMEDFESTTVSVRDLLLPVFFFSFGMTVDLSNGVPMVWLLIVLLVWSILAKVVTGMWGGQWYGLPKRVSMRAGLSLTQRGEFSVVIATLMTGTVKIFTGIYILGSAMIGIGLFLLAPKITRTLYGKPKKDIKMPGS; encoded by the coding sequence ATGCATGGAGGAGAGACAGCTGTTATCCTCGGCGGAGGACTTCTTGTTATCGCCCTTTTTCTTGTTGGTTATTTAGGGTGGAAAATCCGGGTGCCAAGTGTCGTTCTATACATTATTTTAGGTATTGTCATTGGTAGCTTTATGTCTACGAATGAAGTCATTGATATAGCTGGAAAGATCGGCATCGTTTTCTTGTTTTTCCTTCTTGGCCTTGAATTTCCAATTAATCGACTCGGAGAAACAGCCAAAAAAGTATGGCCAGCTGGGGTATTGGATATCATCTTGAGTTTAGGTGTGACGACCCTCATTTGTAACCTATTTGGTCTTGGATGGATTCCTTCGTTTTTGATTGGTGGTGCTGTCTATGCCACGAGTTCATCCATTACAGCCAATTTGTTAGAACGTACGAAGCGAATCGCCAATCTTGAAGGGGAATATATGCTTGGCCTGCTTATCTTTGAAGATTTGATCGCTCCGATTGTTATTGCTGTTTTAATTGGCCTAACTTCTGGTGAACAAATCACGGTGCTGCAGTTTCTTATTCTTCTAATAAAAATTATACTCCTTACATTGGGAGCCATTCTGATTGGGAAGTTCGGATTCAGTAAGCTTGGCAAGGTGATTGAACGGATTAATGATGAAGATATTTTTATCTTGTTATCGGCTGGTATTTCGTTGTCCTACGCGGGGTTATCGCTTTACTTAGGACTATCCGAAGTATTGGGTGCTTTTCTTGCTGGAATGATGCTGGCAGAAACAAATAAAATGGAGGACTTCGAATCCACAACCGTTTCTGTGCGGGACTTACTTTTGCCTGTATTTTTCTTTTCGTTCGGAATGACTGTTGATCTTAGTAACGGTGTTCCAATGGTTTGGCTGCTCATCGTTCTACTTGTCTGGAGTATTCTTGCTAAAGTTGTCACCGGTATGTGGGGCGGACAATGGTATGGTTTACCTAAGCGAGTTTCGATGCGGGCCGGGCTGTCCTTGACACAACGTGGCGAATTTTCCGTTGTTATCGCAACTTTAATGACCGGAACGGTCAAAATATTTACAGGTATTTACATACTTGGTTCGGCCATGATTGGCATCGGATTATTCTTACTTGCTCCGAAGATTACACGAACATTATACGGTAAACCAAAGAAAGATATTAAGATGCCGGGATCGTAG